A single region of the Brassica rapa cultivar Chiifu-401-42 chromosome A03, CAAS_Brap_v3.01, whole genome shotgun sequence genome encodes:
- the LOC103862326 gene encoding F-box/kelch-repeat protein At4g23580-like, with protein MSSTTIASTTAMKVEVPPVLTLLMLPEELILSCLVRVPRLYYPTLTLVSKSFRSLINSPELCKTRSLLARTESCLYVWFQFQNDENTHWFTLYRNPYQTVDDNSQTNKLGGYKLVPIPSLDSPPSAMSGVAAVGSDIYAIGGSIDGVSSSSVFVMDTHYHTWCKAPSMHVARVSPSASVLDGKIYVTSGGGWGKLDNTNWMEVFDTKTRTWEFMPSPGSESFDYENMALEGSIYVRSNEKGETFKLNKGRWRAADLALTSGWTYNWKRLFCYCVIENVLYCYSSVDLYWYDFIDRQWREVKRLKGRLPMSSKNDHYRLADYGGNLVFLWEELVHTKNVQNKTLVWCAEISFKRRQRTEISGTVEWCDVVFIYTKQGDLMHVIATTA; from the coding sequence TCCACCACCGCCATGAAGGTTGAAGTTCCACCTGTTCTAACGTTGCTGATGCTTCCTGAAGAGTTAATATTGAGCTGCTTGGTCCGCGTCCCGAGATTGTACTATCCGACTCTCACCCTTGTCTCCAAGAGCTTCCGCTCTCTCATTAATTCGCCAGAGCTTTGTAAGACGCGTTCACTTTTAGCTCGCACCGAGAGTTGTCTATATGTATGGTTTCAATTCCAAAATGACGAGAACACACATTGGTTCACTTTATACCGGAACCCTTATCAAACCGTCGATGATAACTCACAAACGAATAAATTAGGTGGCTATAAATTAGTTCCAATTCCATCTTTAGATTCTCCTCCCTCGGCCATGTCAGGTGTTGCTGCAGTTGGTTCTGATATATATGCCATTGGTGGAAGTATTGATGGCGTTTCTTCGTCTAGCGTCTTCGTCATGGACACTCACTATCACACATGGTGTAAGGCTCCAAGTATGCATGTGGCTAGGGTGTCTCCTTCTGCTAGCGTTCTTGATGGAAAAATATATGTGACAAGTGGAGGAGGGTGGGGAAAACTTGATAATACAAACTGGATGGAGGTATTCGATACCAAAACCCGAACTTGGGAGTTTATGCCGAGTCCTGGCAGCGAAAGCTTTGACTATGAAAACATGGCGTTGGAAGGAAGTATCTACGTGAGGTCTAATGAAAAAGGAGAGACTTTCAAGCTGAATAAAGGTCGATGGAGAGCGGCAGACCTAGCGTTGACTAGCGGATGGACTTATAATTGGAAAAGGTTGTTTTGTTATTGTGTGATAGAGAACGTGCTGTACTGTTATAGTTCCGTAGATCTCTATTGGTATGACTTTATTGATAGACAATGGAGAGAAGTAAAACGATTGAAAGGACGACTGCCTATGTCTTCTAAGAATGATCATTATCGATTGGCAGATTATGGTGGAAATTTGGTGTTTTTGTGGGAAGAACTTGTGCATACTAAGAATGTTCAAAACAAAACGTTAGTTTGGTGTGCTGAAATTTCATTCAAAAGGCGCCAAAGAACGGAGATATCTGGAACAGTTGAATGGTGTGACGTTGTGTTTATATATACGAAGCAAGGTGATTTAATGCATGTTATTGCTACTACTGCTTGA
- the LOC103862649 gene encoding F-box/kelch-repeat protein At4g39240, protein MNSSLSTSPLSNSGDNQTSENPPFPKDIIDSIVARLPIYLHPIVRQVSKDIKNFVDTKSVYTKRLEISRAEPLLYICLRSHIISKRRDWYELTKKAYNEKFILRSVGLFHGIPGREYSLVTAGSTVYAVGGLHNNERTSDVFSINGVSHDIEVLPKMKEPRFNSKNVVLNQTLYVIGGSLREDSQNWMEALKLKPGFWTHGGDEWEDLPPRLSRGMLCLRH, encoded by the exons ATGAATTCTTCTCTTTCAACTTCCCCTCTCTCCAACTCGGGAGATAACCAAACCTCAGAGAACCCACCATTTCCAAAGGATATAATCGATAGTATTGTGGCACGTTTACCCATATACCTACACCCGATAGTCCGCCAAGTGTCCAAAGACATCAAGAATTTTGTGGACACCAAGAGTGTATACACGAAACGGTTAGAAATCTCACGCGCAGAACCTCTACTCTATATTTGCTTGAGAAGTCACATAATTAGCAAGCGAAGGGACTGGTACGAGCTTACCAAGAAGGCTTACAATGAGAAGTTTATCTTGCGTTCTGTTGGGCTATTCCATGGTATACCCGGCCGTGAGTACTCACTTGTCACGGCCGGCTCGACGGTCTACGCAGTAGGTGGACTGCACAACAACGAACGGACGTCTGACGTGTTTAGCATCAACGGTGTCTCTCATGACATTGAAGTTCTCCCCAAGATGAAGGAGCCTCGCTTCAACTCCAAGAATGTTGTCCTCAACCAGACTTTATATGTAATAGGAGGCAGTCTTCGTGAAGATTCTCAGAATTGGATGGAAGCTTTAAAACTCAAACCAGG GTTTTGGACCCACGGTGGTGATGAATGGGAAGATTTACCACCTCGGCTATCGAGGGGAATGCTATGTTTACGACATTAA